In bacterium, a single window of DNA contains:
- a CDS encoding IS3 family transposase, with the protein MKLYVSSENWRMDLADRQIIGWSFSQSMTSQATAITAFQMACIKRKPAHAMIFPDRGSQYAAEAFRNLLASYGICQSMSRKGNCWDNAVAESFFKTLKTELPKGYQKLTYEELRMQIFEYIEIWYNRKRLHSALDYRTPMEMESLLTLVA; encoded by the coding sequence ATGAAATTGTACGTCTCAAGCGAGAATTGGCGGATGGACTTGGCTGATCGTCAGATCATAGGATGGTCATTTTCTCAATCTATGACGAGTCAAGCTACGGCCATTACAGCCTTTCAAATGGCATGTATTAAGCGTAAGCCTGCTCATGCGATGATCTTTCCTGACCGGGGTAGTCAGTATGCGGCTGAAGCTTTTCGTAATCTTTTGGCTAGTTATGGAATATGTCAGAGTATGAGCCGCAAAGGTAATTGTTGGGACAACGCTGTAGCGGAATCCTTCTTTAAAACCCTTAAAACGGAATTACCAAAAGGGTATCAAAAATTGACGTATGAAGAGCTTCGCATGCAGATATTTGAATATATCGAAATTTGGTATAATCGAAAACGTTTACATTCGGCGTTGGATTACAGAACGCCTATGGAAATGGAATCTTTATTAACACTTGTCGCTTAA
- a CDS encoding aminotransferase class I/II-fold pyridoxal phosphate-dependent enzyme translates to MSYDPMLAIQDHWVFGEYGDVNPSITDSSTYTFMSPDKMRELFDHEIEGCFLYSRHWNPINKELSRSLAALEASASAQVTASGMAAISSTILQSCMTGDEVICSRTVYGGTYALFKNFLPRLGIKVHFVNMQDIPAIQKLISSKTRVIYTEAVSNPLLEVANIPALAKLAHTHKAKLVVDNTFSPMTISPIRQGADVVVHSLTKFINGTSDCVAGCICASDEFIHQLTDINSGACMLMGPVLDSMRAASILKNLHSLHIRIQQHSRNALYIATELEKLGLRVYYPGLPSHRQHELLKSMMNEQFGFGGMLAIDAGTSEKAETLMTRMQQEKVGYLAVSLGYFKTLFSAPGHSTSSEIPEEERQAMGLGDGLVRMSVGLDSDIGRSFERIKTCLSELKLI, encoded by the coding sequence ATGAGTTATGATCCCATGCTTGCGATACAAGATCACTGGGTATTCGGTGAATACGGCGATGTCAATCCGTCCATTACCGATTCTTCGACATATACTTTTATGTCACCGGATAAAATGCGTGAATTGTTTGATCACGAAATCGAAGGTTGTTTTCTATATTCGCGCCACTGGAACCCGATCAATAAAGAACTTTCGCGTTCACTGGCAGCCCTCGAAGCCAGTGCATCCGCTCAGGTAACGGCGTCCGGCATGGCCGCCATCAGTTCGACCATACTCCAATCATGCATGACCGGCGATGAAGTGATATGCAGCCGTACGGTGTATGGCGGGACGTACGCGCTATTCAAAAATTTTCTTCCACGACTCGGGATCAAAGTTCATTTTGTCAATATGCAAGACATTCCTGCCATTCAAAAATTAATCTCTTCCAAGACGCGGGTGATCTATACCGAAGCGGTGAGCAATCCTTTGCTGGAAGTAGCCAATATACCCGCGCTTGCAAAACTGGCGCATACGCATAAGGCAAAACTCGTGGTTGATAATACTTTCAGTCCTATGACCATTTCGCCGATTCGCCAAGGTGCGGATGTGGTGGTTCACAGTTTGACCAAATTTATCAACGGTACGAGCGATTGCGTAGCGGGCTGCATCTGCGCCAGTGACGAATTCATCCATCAACTCACGGATATCAATTCCGGAGCATGTATGCTTATGGGGCCTGTGCTTGATAGCATGCGCGCAGCGAGTATTCTGAAAAATTTACATAGTTTGCATATTCGCATCCAACAGCATAGCCGTAACGCGCTTTATATTGCCACGGAGCTTGAAAAATTGGGGTTACGGGTATATTATCCTGGGCTGCCGTCGCATCGTCAACATGAACTCCTTAAGTCTATGATGAATGAACAATTCGGATTTGGCGGTATGCTGGCGATTGATGCCGGTACATCGGAAAAAGCTGAAACTTTGATGACGCGGATGCAGCAAGAAAAAGTCGGATACCTCGCTGTGAGTTTGGGTTATTTTAAAACGCTATTCAGCGCTCCCGGGCATAGTACCTCATCCGAAATTCCGGAAGAAGAGCGTCAAGCGATGGGGCTCGGTGATGGTTTGGTTCGTATGTCCGTCGGTTTAGATAGCGATATCGGTCGTTCGTTTGAGCGTATCAAAACCTGTTTGTCGGAATTAAAACTGATTTAA
- a CDS encoding transposase encodes MHIIIRQFTGEYKLETVRLSYQRGSIVELASELGLRPSLIYRWRSEFETSGEKKFSG; translated from the coding sequence ATGCACATTATCATAAGGCAGTTCACAGGCGAGTATAAGCTTGAGACCGTGCGATTAAGCTATCAGCGTGGTAGTATAGTGGAGTTAGCCTCCGAATTAGGCTTGCGTCCGTCATTGATTTATCGTTGGCGTAGCGAGTTTGAAACAAGCGGTGAAAAAAAATTTTCCGGGTAA
- a CDS encoding fasciclin domain-containing protein produces the protein MKRLMMLLVITGIVLSGCQSPSKPSDNSDKGGANMPAGMSAVNDNVSQKNIVQIALGSKDHTTLVEALKASGLVDVLANPGPFTVFAPTNAAFEKLPKGTVEELLKPEKKSALKNVLFYHVNVSIFKSESFRDGQVMNMFSGQPATFSVKDGKVIVNGNATIIASIPASNGIIHVVDGVMLAPAK, from the coding sequence ATGAAACGTTTAATGATGTTGTTAGTGATTACCGGCATCGTATTGAGCGGTTGCCAATCCCCATCGAAGCCGTCGGATAACTCGGACAAGGGCGGCGCCAATATGCCGGCCGGTATGTCGGCTGTGAATGACAATGTATCACAGAAGAACATTGTTCAAATTGCTCTCGGCTCCAAAGATCACACGACGCTTGTCGAGGCACTCAAAGCCAGCGGCCTTGTGGATGTATTGGCCAATCCCGGCCCGTTCACGGTTTTTGCGCCGACGAATGCGGCGTTTGAAAAGTTGCCCAAAGGAACCGTCGAAGAGCTTTTGAAACCGGAGAAAAAAAGTGCGCTTAAAAACGTATTATTTTATCATGTGAATGTGAGTATCTTCAAATCCGAAAGTTTTCGTGACGGTCAGGTAATGAATATGTTTAGCGGTCAGCCGGCGACGTTTAGCGTCAAAGACGGCAAAGTTATCGTCAATGGTAATGCTACGATCATTGCGTCCATTCCTGCCTCTAATGGGATTATCCATGTGGTGGATGGCGTTATGCTGGCCCCGGCAAAATAG